The following are encoded together in the Cheilinus undulatus linkage group 3, ASM1832078v1, whole genome shotgun sequence genome:
- the wnt7aa gene encoding wingless-type MMTV integration site family, member 7Aa, whose product MSRKTRRWIFHFFLCLGIVYLKIGGLSSVVALGASIICNKIPGLAPRQRTICQSRPDAIIVIGEGVQMGINECQFQFRHGRWNCSALGERTVFGRELRVGSKEAAFTYAIIAAGVAHAVTAACTQGSLSGCGCDKDKQGFYNQEEGWKWGGCSADVHYGLSFSKVFVDAREIKQNARTLMNLHNNEVGRKVLEKGMRLECKCHGVSGSCTTKTCWTTLPKFRQLGYMLKEKYNHAVHVEPVRASRNKRPTFLKIKKPHSYRKPMDTELVYIERSPNYCEADPLTGSMGTQGRLCNKTALQPNSCDLMCCGRGYNTHQYSRVWQCNCKFLWCCYVKCNTCSERTEVYTCK is encoded by the exons ATGAGTAGGAAGACACGGCGCtggattttccattttttcctctgcCTGGGaattgtgtatttgaaaatcgG GGGTCTGTCATCGGTGGTCGCGCTGGGAGCGAGCATCATCTGTAACAAAATCCCCGGCTTGGCCCCTCGTCAGCGGACTATCTGTCAGAGCCGACCCGATGCGATCATAGTGATCGGAGAAGGGGTTCAGATGGGGATCAATGAGTGTCAGTTTCAGTTCAGACACGGACGCTGGAACTGCTCAGCCCTGGGGGAGAGGACCGTGTTCGGGAGAGAGCTCAGAGTGG GCAGTAAGGAGGCTGCGTTCACCTATGCTATCATCGCTGCCGGGGTTGCTCATGCAGTAACTGCTGCCTGTACACAGGGAAGCCTCAGTGGCTGTGGTTGTGACAAGGATAAGCAGGGTTTCTACAACCAGGAGGAAGGCTGGAAGTGGGGCGGATGCTCTGCAGATGTTCACTACGGCCTCAGCTTCTCTAAGGTGTTTGTGGATGCGCGGGAGATCAAGCAGAATGCCAGGACTCTCATGAATTTACACAACAATGAAGTGGGACGCAAG GTCCTGGAGAAGGGCATGCGTCTGGAATGCAAGTGTCATGGCGTATCAGGATCCTGCACCACCAAAACGTGCTGGACTACGCTCCCCAAGTTCCGTCAGCTGGGATACATGCTCAAGGAAAAGTACAATCATGCTGTGCACGTGGAGCCTGTGAGAGCCAGTCGTAACAAGCGCCCTACTTTCCTAAAAATCAAAAAACCCCATTCCTACCGTAAGCCCATGGACACGGAGCTGGTCTACATCGAGAGGTCGCCCAACTACTGCGAGGCCGACCCTCTGACCGGCAGCATGGGAACACAGGGCCGTCTGTGCAACAAAACGGCTCTGCAGCCCAACAGCTGTGACCTGATGTGCTGTGGTCGAGGATATAACACGCATCAGTACTCCAGAGTTTGGCAGTGCAACTGCAAGTTCCTTTGGTGCTGCTATGTCAAATGCAACACCTGCAGCGAGAGGACAGAGGTGTACACCTgtaaatag